One window of Legionella pneumophila subsp. pneumophila str. Philadelphia 1 genomic DNA carries:
- the mavJ gene encoding Dot/Icm T4SS effector MavJ codes for MTITHTAAGGITMTLELIRNGETDTNDYEEHLDSFGYETLEKSLKEDAKSICQFFCNEELVLQGLKKLVTQFYQFNQPEKKTLMQFFDGWGSKNHFNQGTTSNEKIPFETSRNFHFPNHTPVLCGELTADLFNNVLLKQGYLSADIGAGPKHGKWAHSIQFFLLEEARKAGQLNLHANNVCEFIKKISQIHGQYESLSLWSILFDSFDETFTCPNLITQTLTSQWDNSKEAQFLADRLNSFQKKFEKAASTENNYNAYANKKYLSKIDKANYVKYKDKCAILWFAPQDKKTIPKPSSQEELKQNQLSFLN; via the coding sequence TTGACAATAACTCATACAGCAGCTGGAGGAATCACTATGACATTAGAACTTATTCGAAATGGAGAGACAGATACCAATGATTATGAGGAACACCTGGATTCTTTTGGATACGAAACATTAGAAAAATCCTTGAAAGAAGATGCCAAGTCGATATGCCAATTCTTTTGTAATGAAGAGCTGGTTTTACAAGGTTTAAAAAAATTGGTGACACAATTTTATCAGTTTAACCAGCCTGAGAAAAAAACATTAATGCAATTTTTTGATGGCTGGGGAAGTAAAAATCATTTTAACCAGGGGACTACATCAAATGAAAAGATACCTTTTGAAACCAGTCGCAATTTTCATTTCCCTAATCACACTCCAGTTTTATGCGGCGAATTAACCGCTGATTTATTCAATAATGTTCTTCTAAAACAGGGTTATTTATCTGCCGATATTGGAGCAGGGCCAAAGCATGGCAAATGGGCACACTCCATTCAATTTTTTCTTTTGGAAGAAGCAAGAAAAGCTGGACAATTAAACCTTCATGCCAATAATGTCTGCGAATTTATTAAAAAAATCTCACAAATTCACGGTCAATACGAATCATTGAGTTTATGGAGCATTCTCTTTGATTCATTTGACGAAACCTTTACCTGCCCTAATCTAATTACTCAAACTTTGACATCACAATGGGATAATTCGAAAGAAGCTCAATTTCTAGCAGACAGACTAAATAGTTTCCAAAAAAAATTTGAAAAAGCCGCATCTACTGAAAATAATTACAATGCGTATGCGAATAAAAAGTATCTGAGCAAAATTGATAAAGCGAACTATGTCAAATACAAAGACAAATGCGCAATACTGTGGTTTGCGCCACAGGATAAAAAAACTATCCCAAAACCTTCCAGCCAAGAAGAATTGAAACAAAATCAATTAAGCTTTTTAAATTAA
- a CDS encoding homospermidine synthase, translating to MDKNHNTKKILFKNRFVILGFGCVGQALMPLIFEKFDIKPSQVTIIAAEGTKVDVAQQYGVSFKLQQITPQNYLEVIGSTLEENDFLIDVSIGISSLALIILCNQKGALYINAATEPWKEEFVMEKMALNRRTNYSLREEVLRLKDKTQKTALITHGANPGLVSHFIKEALLNIAKDNGLTINRPKNAAEWANLAMTLGIKVIHVAEQDSQVTYPPKSPGEFVNTWSANGLILEGLQPAEIGWGTHEAHWPHDAYSHSNGPQCAIYLSRPSAGVMVRSWTPTLGAFHGFLITHAETISLTNFLTLKNGSELLYRPTVHYAYNPCPDARLSIFELKSNEWKPQNKNRLILNEIIDGCDELGVLLMGNQRGAYWYGSTLSIQEARQIAPYNNATSLQVVASMISGIIWAIEHPDEGIVEPEEVDHQYIIDIAKPYLGKVGGYYTDWTPLKNRGELYPEEVDLSDPWQFFNIRVN from the coding sequence ATGGATAAGAATCATAATACAAAAAAAATCTTGTTTAAAAATCGTTTTGTCATATTAGGATTTGGTTGCGTTGGTCAGGCATTAATGCCTTTAATCTTTGAGAAATTTGATATCAAACCATCGCAAGTGACAATCATTGCCGCAGAAGGGACAAAGGTCGATGTTGCTCAACAATACGGAGTTTCATTCAAGTTACAACAAATTACTCCCCAAAATTATCTTGAAGTGATTGGTAGTACTTTGGAAGAAAACGATTTTTTAATTGATGTGTCAATCGGTATATCAAGTCTTGCTTTGATTATACTATGTAATCAAAAAGGAGCATTGTATATTAATGCTGCAACTGAGCCGTGGAAAGAAGAATTTGTTATGGAGAAGATGGCGCTTAATCGCCGAACCAATTATTCTTTGCGTGAAGAAGTCCTTCGCTTAAAGGATAAAACTCAAAAAACAGCCTTAATTACTCACGGGGCTAATCCGGGTCTTGTTTCACATTTTATTAAAGAGGCCTTGTTGAATATTGCAAAAGATAATGGCCTTACTATTAACAGACCTAAAAATGCAGCAGAATGGGCTAATCTCGCCATGACTTTGGGAATTAAAGTAATCCATGTTGCAGAGCAAGACTCTCAAGTTACCTATCCTCCAAAATCACCAGGCGAGTTCGTTAATACCTGGTCCGCTAATGGTCTGATTTTGGAAGGACTGCAACCTGCTGAAATCGGGTGGGGGACACATGAAGCTCATTGGCCCCATGACGCTTATTCTCATAGTAATGGACCACAATGCGCGATCTATCTGTCTCGCCCTAGTGCCGGTGTAATGGTGCGTTCATGGACGCCAACACTGGGTGCTTTTCACGGTTTTTTAATTACTCATGCAGAAACTATTTCACTTACCAATTTTTTAACATTAAAAAATGGATCTGAATTATTGTATAGGCCAACAGTTCACTACGCCTATAATCCTTGTCCAGATGCCAGGCTCTCCATTTTCGAATTAAAAAGTAATGAATGGAAACCACAAAACAAGAATCGCCTGATTTTAAACGAAATCATTGATGGATGTGATGAATTGGGTGTGTTGTTGATGGGTAATCAAAGAGGGGCGTATTGGTATGGTTCAACTCTTTCTATCCAGGAAGCAAGGCAAATTGCCCCTTATAATAATGCAACCAGTTTACAAGTTGTCGCCAGTATGATTTCAGGAATAATCTGGGCAATAGAGCATCCTGATGAGGGTATCGTAGAACCAGAGGAAGTTGATCACCAATATATTATTGATATTGCCAAACCGTATCTTGGAAAAGTCGGCGGCTATTACACGGATTGGACCCCTTTAAAAAATAGAGGGGAACTTTATCCTGAAGAAGTGGACTTATCTGATCCCTGGCAATTTTTCAATATAAGGGTTAATTAA
- a CDS encoding carbonic anhydrase, with protein sequence MPKKLLIAALLCNIFCNPSHLYASSTEIPILGKTMTQAKQQQMTPKQALQRLKDGNQRFLSNQPLARDYLKQAKQSAYGQYPFAVILNCMDSRSVPEFFFDQGLADLFTLRVAGNVLNDDILGSMEFATKVVGARLVVVLAHTSCGAVAGACKDVKLGHLTDVINKIQPVVKPSMESTGIDNCSDPKLIDDMAKANALHVVKNILEQSPILNELVKNKQIGIVAGLHDIKTGKVTFFEEKRSVPE encoded by the coding sequence ATGCCAAAAAAACTGCTCATCGCTGCTTTATTATGCAATATTTTTTGTAACCCCAGCCATCTCTATGCCTCATCAACAGAAATACCCATACTTGGGAAAACCATGACCCAGGCTAAACAACAACAAATGACTCCCAAGCAGGCATTGCAACGTTTAAAAGACGGTAATCAACGCTTCCTCAGTAATCAACCTTTAGCACGAGATTATCTAAAACAAGCCAAACAATCAGCTTATGGCCAATATCCTTTTGCGGTCATCTTGAATTGTATGGACTCGCGCAGTGTTCCTGAATTCTTTTTTGATCAAGGATTGGCAGACCTGTTTACCTTACGTGTTGCTGGCAATGTTCTCAACGATGACATTTTAGGAAGTATGGAATTTGCAACAAAAGTAGTGGGAGCACGTTTGGTAGTTGTCCTGGCTCACACCTCCTGTGGGGCTGTTGCAGGAGCATGCAAAGATGTTAAATTAGGGCATTTGACTGATGTTATAAATAAAATCCAGCCTGTTGTAAAACCCAGCATGGAAAGCACGGGCATTGATAATTGCTCTGACCCCAAACTGATTGATGACATGGCTAAAGCCAATGCTCTGCATGTTGTAAAAAATATACTAGAGCAAAGCCCCATTTTAAATGAACTAGTTAAGAATAAACAAATTGGGATTGTAGCGGGTCTTCATGATATTAAAACAGGTAAGGTGACTTTTTTTGAAGAAAAGCGATCTGTCCCAGAGTAA
- the trmL gene encoding tRNA (uridine(34)/cytosine(34)/5-carboxymethylaminomethyluridine(34)-2'-O)-methyltransferase TrmL: MIHIALYQPEIPPNTGNIIRLCANTGAQLHLIHPLGFTLEDKQMRRAGLDYHQWASILHYENWQTFLQSHSQRRLFCCSAKGKVKYSDVDYKADDILLFGPESCGLPQQILNQYSTIRIPMRENNRSLNLSNAVAIILYEAWRQMDFNM, from the coding sequence ATGATCCATATTGCGCTTTATCAACCAGAAATTCCACCGAACACGGGCAATATTATTCGACTCTGCGCCAATACTGGAGCTCAACTGCATTTGATTCATCCATTAGGCTTTACTTTGGAAGATAAACAAATGCGACGAGCCGGTCTTGACTATCATCAATGGGCCTCAATATTGCATTATGAGAATTGGCAAACATTCTTGCAGTCTCATTCACAACGACGATTATTTTGCTGTAGCGCAAAAGGAAAAGTGAAGTATAGTGACGTCGATTATAAGGCAGATGACATCTTATTATTTGGACCCGAATCTTGCGGCTTACCTCAACAAATACTGAACCAATACTCAACAATACGGATTCCCATGAGAGAAAATAATCGTAGTCTCAACTTATCAAATGCTGTAGCAATCATATTGTACGAAGCATGGAGGCAAATGGATTTTAACATGTAA
- a CDS encoding TIGR00730 family Rossman fold protein — protein sequence MLHNTKINKLAVFCGSNTGYSEVYKQSAENMADVLSSNGITLVYGGSKSGLMGIIANRMLKNGSNVIGVIPKSLVDTEKAHDGLTELHVVNSMYERKILMCKLSDGFILLPGGSGSLDEFFEMFTLVQLGYHKKPCCVLNASGYYDYLLQFLDYAVNQGFLRSKDRNALIVNQYPDTLIENLFEVINNRK from the coding sequence ATGCTCCATAATACTAAAATAAACAAACTCGCTGTCTTTTGTGGATCTAACACTGGTTATTCTGAAGTCTATAAACAATCAGCTGAAAACATGGCCGATGTCCTAAGCAGTAATGGTATTACCCTGGTTTATGGTGGCTCAAAAAGCGGTTTGATGGGAATAATAGCCAATCGCATGTTAAAAAATGGCTCTAATGTCATTGGTGTTATACCAAAATCTCTGGTTGACACAGAAAAAGCACATGATGGGTTGACGGAATTACATGTTGTTAATTCTATGTATGAAAGAAAAATATTGATGTGTAAATTGTCGGACGGGTTCATTCTGCTGCCAGGTGGGTCAGGTTCTCTGGATGAGTTTTTTGAAATGTTTACCCTGGTACAATTAGGATACCATAAAAAACCTTGCTGTGTACTCAATGCCTCTGGTTACTATGATTACCTTTTGCAATTTTTAGACTATGCTGTTAATCAAGGTTTTTTACGCTCAAAGGATCGAAACGCGCTCATTGTCAATCAATATCCAGATACGCTCATTGAGAATTTATTTGAAGTAATCAATAATCGCAAATAA
- a CDS encoding thiamine diphosphokinase: protein MLDVINFKDYRSILCLNGDLPDPSFFHKRKLPVIAADGAANVLCNLGVFPDLITGDLDSIQPALLENHSFLHLPDQGSTDYQKAMHYLQTHDLLPAIVVGINGGYLDHILNNINIFMDTNCLLYSPPLKGFVVNEKLRVNFILPVQTKISLIGIPEVVLSSEGLKWELKHSHLSFPGKNSCFNRTQTAEISLEVHQGAALVLIYEDAIEDAGVSSL, encoded by the coding sequence ATGCTCGATGTAATTAACTTTAAAGACTATCGTTCTATTTTATGTCTTAATGGTGATTTGCCCGATCCTTCCTTTTTTCATAAAAGAAAGCTGCCGGTCATTGCAGCTGATGGTGCCGCTAATGTGTTATGTAACCTTGGTGTCTTTCCTGACTTAATTACTGGAGATCTGGATTCTATTCAGCCTGCTTTGTTGGAAAACCATTCTTTTCTTCATTTACCAGATCAAGGGAGTACGGATTATCAAAAGGCTATGCATTATTTACAAACTCATGATCTATTGCCTGCTATCGTTGTAGGGATAAATGGTGGGTATTTGGATCATATTCTGAATAACATCAACATTTTTATGGATACAAACTGCCTTTTATATTCGCCTCCCCTCAAAGGTTTTGTTGTCAATGAAAAGTTGAGGGTTAATTTTATTTTACCTGTCCAGACTAAAATCTCGTTAATAGGTATCCCTGAGGTTGTCCTGTCTTCTGAGGGTTTGAAGTGGGAGTTAAAGCACTCACACCTTTCTTTTCCTGGAAAAAATTCCTGTTTCAATCGAACACAAACAGCAGAAATTAGTTTGGAGGTTCACCAGGGCGCCGCCCTTGTTTTGATTTATGAAGATGCTATTGAGGATGCTGGAGTTTCCTCTTTATAA
- a CDS encoding SemiSWEET family sugar transporter, translated as MSIVIFSGIVAFITSFIGLLPQIVKSLKTKSTEDLSMMMLVNYLVCSLAWIIYGSSTNSFFVTSSNVVGLIVSFLLILLKRRYDARCN; from the coding sequence GTGTCAATTGTTATTTTTTCTGGAATAGTTGCTTTTATTACCTCGTTTATTGGACTTTTACCGCAAATCGTTAAATCCTTAAAAACCAAATCAACTGAAGATCTTTCCATGATGATGTTAGTGAATTATCTAGTTTGTTCGCTGGCCTGGATCATTTATGGAAGCAGCACAAACTCATTTTTTGTAACGAGTTCCAATGTAGTGGGTTTGATAGTGAGTTTTCTGCTGATTTTATTAAAAAGACGTTATGATGCTCGATGTAATTAA